In Janibacter cremeus, a genomic segment contains:
- a CDS encoding helicase translates to MSDERFSAEPVLDGLMGFQRETVEHVFSALHGEGGSDRFLVADETGLGKSIVARGLVAKTIERLQDDTSVDRIDIVYVCSNMDLARQNIGRLNVTGEQEVAFSSRLTLLGQHSARLNQREGRRTFHGKPVNLVSFTPSTSFDPGHQTGQARERALLVLVLEQVLGMTAKERRWTTNLLRASVSSVKSMRRYVTDMEADLERGIDASVLQEFAHEASTAPSSGAASLDEFRALLDEVMTHRGVTQVPRSRAHRIIGALRHDLAKAGIATLEPDLVILDEFQRFRPLLSRDNDAGALAHDLFSFPSARVVLLSATPYKPFTYAEEAEDHASDFLRTIRFLHEEPKELSPRTDHVAELLADYRRDVTKGQDATAAAAAASEALLRVMCRNERPLIEERSMLDVRLRPADRITADDLAGYVRLRQLADVVGPGAGLVGIDYWKSAPYFLTFCDGYRLRERIKDSTAPELPRALRAARHLTRADIDARRPIDLGNARIRRLADELTDSGLWRLLWMPPSLPYLTPSGPYAGLDEAEITKRLVFSAWTATPASVASLLSYEVDRLIHEMSAGGMSDRGQTLVYRGMSETGRPQSMTTLMTFWPMPGLARLTDPREHARDHGVGALEVFLADSIPRVRAEFDGGGSGGTDTDLEEAQRTWHSAFAHHSSWPRTREGQDAMVQAMAPTAKATAIDHQREQTEASRNLSEHVRYASELGASPSLRDEDVRILAEVGAFSPANISWRVLHRLFGQYEGVSTDGLMVAAAALAGGLRTLFNTPHATAIVRAAGEGGYELPQWRRILDYTAKGNLEAALEEWLFNRRNEVAREWSDATLLTFANDEAAAIGLRTSTLTAFDASAHGSDDPTIRFPMRFAVRYGARDARGGDDARMPEVRASFNSPFWPFLLVSTSVGQEGIDFHWWCHAILHWNTPPNPVDFEQREGRVDRFRGHAIRKNIAAKHGDTALSSDCPSPWPHLFELATDLRNEHGHFTPDWVYPGPAKIQRHLAPYAMSRDEEQYRKVERDVALYRLALGQPRQEDMVSLVRKQVEAGAKPARINLMPGQSID, encoded by the coding sequence ATGAGCGACGAGCGATTCTCCGCCGAACCGGTACTAGACGGACTCATGGGCTTTCAACGCGAGACCGTCGAGCACGTCTTCAGCGCGCTGCACGGCGAGGGGGGATCGGACCGGTTCCTGGTCGCCGACGAGACCGGCCTGGGCAAGAGCATTGTCGCGCGCGGCCTCGTCGCGAAGACCATCGAGCGGCTGCAGGACGACACCTCAGTGGACCGCATCGACATCGTCTATGTCTGTTCCAACATGGACCTCGCCCGACAGAACATCGGACGACTCAACGTGACGGGCGAGCAGGAGGTCGCCTTCAGCAGCCGCCTGACCCTGCTCGGGCAACACTCTGCACGGTTGAACCAGAGGGAGGGACGGCGGACCTTCCATGGCAAACCCGTCAACCTTGTGTCCTTCACGCCCTCGACGTCTTTCGACCCTGGGCACCAGACAGGGCAGGCACGAGAGCGTGCGCTGCTGGTCCTGGTCCTTGAGCAAGTACTTGGCATGACGGCCAAGGAGAGGCGTTGGACGACGAACCTGCTGCGGGCCTCGGTCTCGAGCGTCAAGTCGATGCGGCGCTACGTCACCGACATGGAAGCGGATCTTGAGCGCGGCATCGACGCGTCTGTCCTCCAGGAGTTCGCCCACGAGGCAAGTACTGCACCAAGCTCCGGGGCTGCATCGTTGGACGAGTTCCGGGCACTGCTCGATGAGGTGATGACTCACCGCGGCGTCACCCAGGTCCCACGCTCCAGAGCGCACAGGATCATCGGCGCGCTACGTCACGACCTTGCCAAAGCAGGCATCGCGACACTCGAGCCCGACCTCGTCATCCTCGACGAGTTCCAAAGATTCCGCCCGTTGCTCTCCCGGGACAACGACGCCGGTGCACTGGCCCACGACCTCTTCTCCTTCCCTTCGGCCAGAGTCGTCCTGCTCTCGGCCACCCCCTACAAACCCTTCACGTACGCGGAAGAAGCCGAGGACCACGCCTCTGACTTCCTGCGCACGATCCGCTTCCTGCACGAGGAGCCCAAGGAGTTGTCCCCCAGAACTGACCACGTCGCCGAGCTACTCGCGGACTACCGCCGGGATGTGACCAAGGGTCAGGATGCGACCGCAGCGGCCGCCGCGGCGAGTGAAGCGCTCCTGCGGGTCATGTGCCGCAATGAACGACCACTCATCGAGGAGCGGTCGATGCTCGACGTGCGTCTGCGGCCGGCGGACCGCATCACCGCCGACGACCTCGCCGGATACGTCCGGCTGAGGCAGTTGGCCGATGTCGTCGGCCCGGGAGCCGGCCTCGTCGGCATCGACTACTGGAAATCTGCGCCATACTTTCTCACATTCTGCGACGGGTATCGTCTGCGCGAACGGATCAAGGACAGCACCGCTCCGGAGCTGCCCAGGGCTCTGCGTGCCGCCCGGCACCTAACTCGGGCCGATATCGACGCACGTCGGCCGATCGACTTGGGTAACGCGCGGATCAGGCGCCTGGCGGACGAGCTCACCGACAGCGGATTGTGGCGCCTCCTCTGGATGCCCCCTTCGCTGCCGTACCTCACTCCGAGCGGCCCATACGCGGGGCTCGACGAAGCCGAGATCACCAAACGTCTGGTGTTCTCGGCGTGGACAGCAACGCCTGCGTCCGTGGCCAGCCTGCTCAGCTACGAGGTGGACCGCCTGATCCACGAGATGTCGGCCGGAGGCATGTCCGATCGAGGTCAGACACTCGTTTACCGAGGTATGTCGGAGACGGGTCGGCCACAATCGATGACGACGCTCATGACCTTCTGGCCGATGCCGGGACTGGCTCGGCTGACCGATCCCCGCGAGCACGCGCGCGACCACGGTGTGGGTGCTCTCGAGGTGTTTCTGGCGGACTCGATCCCACGCGTGCGCGCGGAGTTTGACGGTGGCGGCAGTGGTGGCACCGACACGGACCTCGAGGAAGCGCAGCGTACGTGGCATTCGGCCTTCGCTCATCACTCGTCATGGCCCCGGACACGTGAGGGGCAGGACGCCATGGTCCAAGCCATGGCACCCACCGCGAAGGCGACGGCCATCGACCACCAGCGTGAGCAGACCGAGGCCTCGCGGAACCTGAGCGAGCACGTGCGCTACGCATCCGAACTGGGCGCGAGCCCATCACTACGGGACGAGGACGTTCGAATCCTCGCAGAGGTCGGCGCCTTCTCCCCCGCCAATATCAGTTGGCGTGTGCTCCATCGACTCTTCGGCCAGTATGAGGGAGTGTCCACGGACGGTCTCATGGTCGCCGCAGCGGCCCTAGCGGGTGGCTTGCGCACTTTGTTCAACACACCGCACGCCACCGCGATCGTGCGTGCTGCAGGTGAAGGCGGCTACGAGCTTCCCCAGTGGCGTCGAATCCTCGACTACACGGCCAAAGGGAACCTGGAAGCCGCTCTCGAAGAATGGCTCTTCAACCGCCGCAACGAGGTCGCGCGCGAGTGGTCGGATGCGACACTGCTGACCTTCGCCAACGACGAGGCCGCCGCAATCGGCCTCCGCACGTCGACACTGACGGCCTTTGACGCCAGCGCCCACGGGTCCGACGATCCGACGATCCGCTTCCCGATGCGCTTTGCCGTCCGGTACGGCGCCAGGGACGCCCGTGGTGGAGACGACGCCCGCATGCCGGAGGTTCGCGCCTCTTTCAACAGCCCCTTCTGGCCCTTCCTCCTCGTCTCGACGTCGGTCGGGCAGGAGGGCATCGATTTCCACTGGTGGTGCCACGCGATCCTGCACTGGAACACACCTCCCAACCCGGTCGACTTCGAGCAGCGCGAAGGGAGAGTCGACCGGTTCCGCGGCCATGCGATCCGCAAGAACATCGCGGCCAAGCATGGTGACACCGCTCTGAGCAGCGACTGCCCGAGTCCGTGGCCGCACCTCTTCGAGCTGGCAACCGACCTACGCAACGAGCACGGCCACTTCACACCGGACTGGGTCTACCCCGGACCGGCGAAGATCCAACGGCACCTTGCGCCCTACGCCATGAGCCGGGACGAGGAGCAGTATCGGAAGGTGGAACGGGACGTGGCTCTCTATCGGCTGGCTCTGGGGCAGCCGCGCCAAGAGGACATGGTCAGCTTGGTGCGCAAACAGGTCGAAGCCGGCGCGAAGCCGGCACGAATCAATCTGATGCCGGGCCAATCGATCGACTGA
- a CDS encoding sigma factor-like helix-turn-helix DNA-binding protein, which translates to MTEAVERLRDTEIAPADRQDPMDLLSEWQQGLDPRESDILTHRLLKLGPGRRTLDEIGQAHGVTRERVRQLESRLLTRFREKLAQPRFRAVRWALFQLESGLGAFAPETEVPLDGDSTDAGAFRLLLHVSGYVHDAELAAIRRSDFRLPQSDALPLVDKGPILDEARLDELLTQDGVARQHLPFAIQQIAGIRRLEGSLVLWPRNIARKGVAVLALRRRPMTTDEIADVIDEDFNRRGFRDRVFNEPRVMRSSRHHVALREWELPEYGGVVPAMIERLGSGPAVLSDLAQDLSMAFQISPNSVMMYSAAPVFRTHKGMIELRPADDPFVPTNAPETVAGLYRLDTDRLAWHVRVDHDVLRGSGRAVPDEIGVFLAGAPPLSLQLKNTGKDIAFTWAQTSHVGPSIGSFRELALAAGSHEGDLLRLVFDRTDHSVTAHVVHVSPGGEPGETLARLTGLGEQHLASQTAFAGAVSASDGALVELLRSRGDEAVADLVDMLPSH; encoded by the coding sequence GTGACTGAGGCAGTGGAGCGTCTGCGCGACACCGAGATCGCTCCAGCAGACCGACAGGACCCAATGGACCTGCTGAGCGAGTGGCAGCAGGGTCTCGACCCGAGGGAATCGGACATCCTCACCCACCGGCTGCTCAAGCTCGGGCCAGGTCGCAGGACCCTTGACGAGATCGGTCAGGCGCATGGCGTGACCCGTGAGCGGGTGCGACAGCTCGAGTCGCGCCTCCTCACGCGCTTCCGGGAGAAGCTCGCACAACCCCGGTTCCGTGCGGTGCGGTGGGCCCTCTTCCAGCTCGAGTCGGGTCTGGGCGCGTTTGCTCCTGAGACGGAGGTTCCGTTGGACGGGGATTCCACCGACGCGGGAGCCTTCCGACTCCTGCTCCACGTGAGCGGCTACGTCCACGACGCCGAGCTCGCCGCCATCCGCCGAAGTGACTTCCGGCTGCCGCAGTCGGATGCTCTACCGCTCGTGGACAAAGGCCCCATCCTCGACGAGGCTCGACTTGATGAACTGCTTACTCAGGATGGTGTTGCGCGCCAGCACCTCCCCTTCGCCATCCAACAGATTGCTGGCATCCGTCGTCTCGAGGGATCACTCGTCCTGTGGCCCCGCAACATCGCCCGCAAGGGGGTGGCTGTCCTCGCCCTGCGCCGCCGACCGATGACCACTGACGAGATCGCGGACGTCATCGACGAGGACTTCAACAGGCGAGGGTTCCGTGACCGGGTCTTCAACGAGCCGCGGGTCATGCGATCCAGCCGCCACCACGTCGCACTACGCGAATGGGAACTGCCAGAGTACGGAGGGGTCGTTCCCGCGATGATCGAGCGCCTGGGAAGTGGTCCGGCTGTCTTGTCCGACCTCGCGCAGGACCTGTCGATGGCCTTCCAGATCTCACCCAACTCGGTGATGATGTACAGCGCGGCACCGGTCTTCCGCACCCACAAGGGCATGATCGAATTGCGACCAGCTGACGACCCCTTCGTCCCGACCAACGCACCGGAGACTGTGGCTGGCCTCTATCGCCTCGACACGGACCGGTTGGCTTGGCACGTGCGCGTCGACCACGACGTCCTGCGCGGTAGTGGTCGCGCCGTGCCCGACGAGATCGGCGTCTTCCTCGCCGGCGCTCCCCCGCTCTCGCTGCAGCTGAAGAACACCGGGAAGGACATCGCCTTCACGTGGGCGCAGACCAGTCACGTGGGCCCATCGATCGGGTCCTTCCGCGAGCTCGCTCTTGCGGCCGGAAGCCACGAGGGTGATCTGCTCCGGCTGGTCTTCGACCGGACGGACCACTCCGTCACGGCCCACGTCGTCCATGTCTCCCCGGGTGGTGAGCCGGGCGAGACGCTGGCCCGACTCACCGGGCTAGGCGAGCAGCACCTCGCGAGCCAAACGGCATTCGCCGGGGCCGTCAGCGCGAGTGACGGGGCCCTCGTCGAGCTTCTGCGCAGTCGCGGTGACGAAGCCGTGGCCGACCTGGTCGACATGCTTCCGTCGCACTGA